The Gloeomargarita lithophora Alchichica-D10 genomic sequence GGCGCTGGGGCTACGCAACCGGGTGATTGACCGCATGGAAGCCCAGGGGATGATCACGGCAATGGAGGCCAAACGGGCGCGGCGTTCCCGGATTGAGATTAGTCCCAGGGCAAAGAGCGATTTACAAAGTACGATTGCGCCTTACTTTTACGATACGGTGCTGGCGGAATTGCCCCAACTCCTGGGCAAACGCCTCGCCGAAGAAGGGAATTTTATTATTGATACGGCTTTGGATATGAAGTTACAAAAACGGGCGGCAGACCACCTGGCTCGCTTTGTCGCTACCTACGGCTCCACCTACGGTTTTGACCAGGGGGCTTTAGTAACCATTTCAGCCCAAACCGGGGCGGTCAAGGCATTGGTGGGGGGCAAAAATTATCAACAAAGTCAATACAATCGCATTACTCAAGCCCAACGACAACCCGGTTCAGTATTCAAGGTATTTGTTTATGGGGCGGCTCTAGCGCAGGGGATGCCGGTGGAAACCAGCTATGAATGCACGCCCTTGGGGTGGCAGGGGGTGCAGTTTGACGGCTGTCGTTCTGGTGGTACCGCCTTAGATTTAACCCGCAGTTTGGCTTTATCCGAAAATGTGGTTGCCCTCCGGCTGGCGCAGGCGGTGGGTTTGGCCGGGGTGGCTCGGTGGGCAAAACGGCTGGGGATTGGGGCAAAGCTGGAACCGGTGCCCGGTTTGGTGTTAGGACAAAGTGAGGTTACCCCTTGGGAATTAACGGGTGCGTTTACGGCCTTAGCCAACCAGGGAATCAAGCACCCACCCCATACCATTACCCGCATCAGAGATAGCAGTGATTGTACTGATAGAACCCAGCCAGAAACCTGTCGCGAGTTGTATCGTTCTCCCCCCGGTGAACCGGTTATTGCCCCGGAGGTGGCGGCGACCTTAACCGCAATGTTGCAAACGGCGGTAGCGAGTGGGACGGGGCGGGGGGCGTTTTTGGGGCGGGGGGAAGCGGGCAAAACCGGCACCACCAATGAGGCACGGGATATGTGGTTTGTGGGGTATTTGCCGGGGGGATTGGTCACCGGGATTTGGCTGGGGAATGATAATAATCAACCCACCGAAGGGGGCAGTGGCTTGGCGGCGCAATTGTGGGGGGAATACATGGGTGGGGTTCCCACTCCCCAATGAACCATTATTGGCATCACCCCACCTCATTCCCCACCCCCAGGCGTGCCACCAGTTGTACCAGCACCGTCAGCCCCAGTAATACCAAAGCCGCATACATCAAAGCCGCCACCTGCATCCCCTGCGCTTCGGCAAATTGATTCGCCAACAAGCTGGGAATGGTACTCCCCGCCTGCCACAGGGAAGTGCTGACCCGGTTGGCATTGCCAATCAACATCGTTACCGCCATGGTTTCCCCCAAGGCTCGTGCCAGAGCCAACAAAATTCCGCCCCCAATCCCCGCCCGTGCCGCCGGTAAAATAATTGCCAATAGGGTTTCCCAGCGGGTCGCCCCCACCGCCATCGCCGCCCAGCGGTATTCCTGAGGCACTTGCCTTAAACTACTACGAGCCACGGCAGCCACCGTCGGCAAAATCATGATGGATAAAACCAAACTGGCGACCCCCACCGATGGCCCAATCGCCCCCGCACCGAAAATCTGGGGTAGCAGTTTTTGCCCCGTCCGCAGGGTGGGAATCAGGATAAAAATGCCCCACAGCCCGTACACCACGCTGGGAATCGCCGCCAACACCTCCACCACCGCCGCCGCCACCCCTTGCCATTCGGGGGAAATGTGCGGCCAGGATTCGGTCAGGCCAATCGCCACCGCCAACCCCAGGGGCACGGCCAAGACCAAGGCTGTCCCGGTCGTGCATAAAGTCCCCCACACCTGCGGCCAAATGCCGTACTGCCCCTGCACCGGATTCCAGACGTGACTCACCAAAAATCCCCAACCGAAGGCCCCCATCGCCGGAGTTGCCTGTTCCAACAAAATACTAATAATTGCCAGCAGGAGTCCCCCCGTAGCTAGGGCACACACCGCCGTCAGCCCCACAAACCCCCGATCCCAGAACTGGGAAATTTTAGGCATTTTTTAGGCATCTGGGGGCGACCAGGCCACCTGCACCGCCAAGGCCAACAGCCCCAGGGTAAATACCGCCAGCACCACCACCGCCAGGGTGCCCCCCCCCAACAAGGCCGTCCGCACCACCCCCGCCAACCGCAAGACCAGGGGGTTTTGGCTGTGAATGGGATGGGCGGTCAAGGTTTGGGCGATCCCGCGGGTGAGGGCAAAGACCGCCAACCCCAACGCACCACTAATGGCTGACCCAGTGAGACAACGCCCTGGGGTCAAGGGGGGCTGGGTTTCACGCATCCGCCGGTTGCCCCCCCAGGTAGATAGCCCAAATATCCGTCGGCAAATGGGTCATCAACTCCCGCTGGCCGATGGGGAGCAAGGCCGCCACCTGCTCCGGGGTGAGGCTCAATTCCTGGGCAATTTGTTCATCTGACCAATGACCAATGGTTTTGAGCAACATCACCAGGCGGAGTGGCGTGGCTAACTTTTGCAGAGCTTCCTCCAAATAACACCACAGGGGCGGGGATGCCGCCGGTAGGCGATAGTGAATACTCTCCGGGGCCGGGATTTCCACCCGGGTCAACCAATCCCCCGTGCGATCCACCAACCAGGTTTGCAGACTGGTCATGCCCGCCGGGGGGGACAATTCCCGCAGTTGTTGATACAAATAGCGCCAGGTGGTCGCAAACAGATAATCCACCTGTATCCCCGTCGGTGCCGCATGGCTGACCAGGGCATAGACCACCAGGGCATAACGGCAAAACAAGGCCACGAACGCCCGTCCCTGCTCCGGTTCCCCTTGGAACTGTTGCAACAACTTGCCATCCTCCTGCCCATGTAGGGTTTGCACCAGCGGGTGTTGGCATTCGCAAAAAGCTGGCAGTTGCATCCAAGAATCTCCAGAACCTCTGGGGTTATGTTATATTACAGGTCTATTCTAAATCCACCCGGAGAGGTGGCTGAGTGGTCGAAAGCGGCAGATTGCTAATCTGTTGATAGGCAGGCAACTCCTATCCGAGGGTTCGAATCCCTCCTTCTCCGTCACTATTTTAGGATTAATGTTATGGCTTGGCGTAGTTCTACCACCCCCCTCGACCGGGTTTTTGCCAGTTTGGTGTATCTCATTCCTCTGTACGATGGGATTGTTTATGGCCGCTTTTTGTTTGCCCAATTTCCTTTTTTGAACTATCTCCAATATCCCCTGATTCCCCTGGCGATTGTGTATGGGTTAATTCCTTTCGGGCTGGGTAGTTTGGTGGTGTTTATCGCCCTATTTATCGGGGTGGTACGGAATGAAAAAATCCCCCACTTTATTCGCTTCAATGCCATGCAGGCGATTTTAATTAGTATTTTGCTAAGTTTAATTGGCTTGATTTACAGCTTTATTCTGCAACCGATTGTGCAGGGATTTATTGCCGAAGTTTTGTTTAATACGATTTTTTTGGGAGTCCTGGCGACCGTAGGCTACAGTGTGGTGCAATCGGTGCGGGGTCGCTATGCGGAAATGCCGCTGATTTCCGAGGCCAGTTATCTGCAAACTCGGTAATGGCGGTTGCCTACAATGTCATTATTTTAGGGGGGCATTTAGAGGCGCGGTGGGCGGCACTGTGGGCGACCCAGCAAGGGGCAAGGGTGGCTCTCGTGGTCAATGAAAATGGCAATGGCACCGCCGATTGGGGGATGGTGGCGGTGGCGCTCTGGGCACGGGTGGCCGAGATGGCACTACAGGCGCAACAATCTGCCTGGTTATTTATGGGGGAAAGCGGGCTAAACCCAGTCTGGGAACGGGCGGCCAGTTGGGTAGAGCAGATGATTTTTGCGTATCAAGCGCAGTATAGTGATAGTTTTTTGTTGCAGTCCGGGGTGGATGTCATTCCTGGCCCTGGGGCGTTTGTGACCCAACCGAACCTAGCAGTACAAACCCCAGAGCGTACCCTCCGTGCCTGTGGCTATGTGGTGGCGGGCACGGGGGTGCCGGTACTGCCGGAGGTTCTCCATCTGCGGGATGTGAATTTTCTGAGCGTAGCGCAGATCAGTACCTTGTCCCAACATCCCCGGCGGGTGGCGATTTTGGGCAATACCCCGGCGGCGGTGGTGCTGGCGCAGGCGTGGGCGAGGCTGGGGGTGCCGGTTTTTCTGCCGGTGGCGGAACATCGCTTACTCCCTGGGGAAGAAGGACTGCTGGCCCGGCGGTTGGAGCGGATTTTAAGCTCGGAGGGGGTGCAGATTGCCACTGAAACGGCACTCAAAGCTGTTGAACTGCGCTCTACGGGGATTCACCTGGATTGTCAAACCGGCACCCACGAAGTGGATACCCTGTTGGTGGCGACCCCCAACCATCTGCCCCCGGAGACGCTGGGAACCCTGGAACTCCGGCGCCAGGGGCATTATCTGCGGGTGAATCGTTATCTCCAGACCAGCCACCCCCGGATTTATGCGGTGGGGGATGCGGTGGGGCATTATCCGGTACCGGCGGTGCTGGGTTATGAATTACAAATAGCTGTGCATAATATCCTGTACCGGCGGCGCAAACCGGTTTATCGGGATTTGTCTTGGGTGATTCCCACCGCACCGGTTTTGTTGCGGCAAGGGTGGACGGAAGCCCAAGCCCGTCAACACCAACCCGGATTGCAGGTACAAACCCAGCCCTTGAGTAAACGGATTGGGAACCGGCGGGGGCGCACCCTGGGCTGGCATTCTTTGGCACCCCAAGCCATTTACCGTCATTACAGTCAAGTATCTGGGGCAGCCCTAAGCTGGGATAGTTGGCGGTGGGTGTTGGAAGAAACGGTGTTACCACCTATACCGAAAACTGGATTTTGGCGTGAACTCCGGCTGACTTGGCAAAGGGATGGGACGGATTAAAAGATGGGACACCTGGATATGATTGACGATGACGGAGAATTATTTTGCTAGAAACCTTATACAGCCTTTTCATTTACAGCCTATTTATAAATTAAAGGATACAACAAATCAGGAGCATTGATTACTTTTGAAGGCTTACAAAATATGTGGTGTCATTAACCTAGAGCAGACTGGATTTTGACTGTATCCTATGAATGCTTAATGGGCTGTAAGTAGGGTAAGGTTGTCGCCCCAAGATTCTGGGAAACCAATGGCGGTGCGGTGCCCTGCGACCGTTTTTTATAAATTATCTGGGCGGGCTGTATTAAAGATTTTGCGAATGACCGGATTACCCTAAGCGGCTGGGGTTTTGAAAAAATTTTGCGCCCGGTGCGGTCAGGCTACTACCGCCCTGGGATGCAAAAACACGTTACCATAAGATGTAAGAAATTCTTGCATACGTCCCAGCCAAGCGTGTTACAACCGATTGCCATTGCCAGTTTATTGCGTCTGCCGGAGCGAAAGTTGTGTTTAACCGTGCAGGATACCCTACCGGATTTACCCTTGTTGACTCCGGTGCGGGGGGAAATTGAGATTCAGCACCAAGGGACTTGTCTCCAGGTCATTGCCCAGGTGTATGCGATTGTCACCTTGACCTGTCGCCGCTGTTTATGTCAGTACAATGAACGTCTGCCGGTGGGGGTATCGGAGGTGATTTGGCTGGATGCGACCAAGAGTGATCCGCAGGCGTGGCCGTCGGAACAGGAGGTGCCTTTGGGGGATTTGATGGAGTATTTACCCCCGGATGGCTGGTTGGATGTGGGGCAATGGCTGTATGAACAAATTTCCTTGGCTTTACCCAGCCATTCCCTCTGTCGTCCCGATTGTCAACTGGATTGGCAACCGGAGGAGGCGACCCCGGTTGACCCCCGCTGGGCGAGTTTAAGCGGTTTTGACCCGCTGGAATAGGATGGATTTTGCACAGGAGTTGGGGTTATTGATCCGGGCGCGTTATCCCCTGATTTATGTGCCGACGGCGGAGGAGGAGCGGGTGGAGGGGGTGTTGACCCAGGTGGCGCGGGTTTTGGGACAGTGGGGGGTGTATGTGTGGGATTTTGTCGAGGGCATCCAGGGCAATTCCAATGACCAGGGGTTTGCCCGCCGTAATCCGTTGCAGGCGTTGGAATTTTTGGATAAATTGCCACCCCATCTGCCCGCCCTGTTGATCCTGCGCGACTACAGCCGGTTTCTGGAGGATGTGGCGGTGGGGCGCAAACTCCGCAACCTGAACCGCACTCTCAAGTCCCAACCCAAAAGTGTGATTTTGCTGGCGACCGAAGTGCGTTTGCCGGTGGAATTGCAGGAAATGGTCACGGTTGTCCCCTTTGGCCTGCCCACGGCGGCGGAATTGCGCCAGGAGTTGCAGGGGATTTTGGCAGGCTTAAATCAATCCCTCGAACCGCTGGTGTTGGCGGATTTGGTGCGCTCCTGCCAGGGGTTGTCCTTGGAGCGGATGCAGAGGGTGGTGGGGCGGGCGTTGGCTCTGCGGGGCAGTTTGACGGCGCAGGATGTGGATGGGGTGCTGGCGGAAAAACGCCAAATTATCCAGCAAACCCAGATTTTGGAATTTTGCCCCCCCACCGTTACCCTGGCGGATATTGGCGGACTGGATAACCTGAAACTGTGGCTAGAGCGGCGGCAACAGGCGTTTGGGCAGGCGGCGCACGACTACGGGTTGCCCTATCCGCGGGGGCTGTTGCTGGCGGGGTTGCAGGGGACGGGGAAATCCTTGACCGCCAAGGCCATTGCCCATTTTTGGCATTTGCCCCTCCTGCGCTTGGATGTGGGGCGGTTGTTTGCGGGGTTGGTGGGGGAATCGGAGAGCCGCACCCGGCAAATGATTCAACTCACGGAAGCCTTGGCGCCCTGCGTCCTGTGGATTGATGAGATTGATAAAGCCTTTAATGCCCTGGATAGCCGGGGGGACAGCGGCACCACCAACCGGGTATTTGGCACTTTATTGACCTGGTTGGCGGAGAAAAATTCGCCGGTGTTTGTGGTGGCGACGGCCAATCAAATTCAGATTTTACCCCCGGAACTCTTGCGTAAAGGCCGATTTGATGAGATTTTTTTTGTAGGGCTACCCACCTGGGAAGAGCGGCAAAGTATATTGCAAGTACATTTGTCCCGCCTGCGGCCTCACACCTGGTCGAGTTATGACCTCGTTCGGTTGGCTTGGGAAACCCCGGATTTTTCGGGGGCAGAATTGGAGCAAGTCATTATCGAAGCGATGCACACCGGCTTTAGCCAGGGTCGGGAATTTAGCACAGACGATATATTAGAAGCAGCCAGTCAAATGGTGCCCCTCGCCCGCACCGCCCAGGAACAGGTGCAGGTTTTGCAACAGTGGGCCAGTGCCGGTAAAATTCGCTCCGCTTCCCGTCACACCAGTCTCAGTCGCCGCATGGAACAAATGGAGGAGCAGGATTATGGCGAGTCGTCTGCGTGAATCTTCGTCCCCTTGGGCTTGGGTGGT encodes the following:
- the pstC gene encoding phosphate ABC transporter permease subunit PstC; the encoded protein is MPKISQFWDRGFVGLTAVCALATGGLLLAIISILLEQATPAMGAFGWGFLVSHVWNPVQGQYGIWPQVWGTLCTTGTALVLAVPLGLAVAIGLTESWPHISPEWQGVAAAVVEVLAAIPSVVYGLWGIFILIPTLRTGQKLLPQIFGAGAIGPSVGVASLVLSIMILPTVAAVARSSLRQVPQEYRWAAMAVGATRWETLLAIILPAARAGIGGGILLALARALGETMAVTMLIGNANRVSTSLWQAGSTIPSLLANQFAEAQGMQVAALMYAALVLLGLTVLVQLVARLGVGNEVG
- a CDS encoding sigma-70 family RNA polymerase sigma factor; the encoded protein is MQLPAFCECQHPLVQTLHGQEDGKLLQQFQGEPEQGRAFVALFCRYALVVYALVSHAAPTGIQVDYLFATTWRYLYQQLRELSPPAGMTSLQTWLVDRTGDWLTRVEIPAPESIHYRLPAASPPLWCYLEEALQKLATPLRLVMLLKTIGHWSDEQIAQELSLTPEQVAALLPIGQRELMTHLPTDIWAIYLGGQPADA
- a CDS encoding AAA family ATPase; its protein translation is MDFAQELGLLIRARYPLIYVPTAEEERVEGVLTQVARVLGQWGVYVWDFVEGIQGNSNDQGFARRNPLQALEFLDKLPPHLPALLILRDYSRFLEDVAVGRKLRNLNRTLKSQPKSVILLATEVRLPVELQEMVTVVPFGLPTAAELRQELQGILAGLNQSLEPLVLADLVRSCQGLSLERMQRVVGRALALRGSLTAQDVDGVLAEKRQIIQQTQILEFCPPTVTLADIGGLDNLKLWLERRQQAFGQAAHDYGLPYPRGLLLAGLQGTGKSLTAKAIAHFWHLPLLRLDVGRLFAGLVGESESRTRQMIQLTEALAPCVLWIDEIDKAFNALDSRGDSGTTNRVFGTLLTWLAEKNSPVFVVATANQIQILPPELLRKGRFDEIFFVGLPTWEERQSILQVHLSRLRPHTWSSYDLVRLAWETPDFSGAELEQVIIEAMHTGFSQGREFSTDDILEAASQMVPLARTAQEQVQVLQQWASAGKIRSASRHTSLSRRMEQMEEQDYGESSA
- a CDS encoding DUF3082 domain-containing protein; the encoded protein is MRETQPPLTPGRCLTGSAISGALGLAVFALTRGIAQTLTAHPIHSQNPLVLRLAGVVRTALLGGGTLAVVVLAVFTLGLLALAVQVAWSPPDA
- a CDS encoding transglycosylase domain-containing protein, producing MAHPSRLGLSQLIQTFYAGKAALKPQARVPQLYIYYPGNQSPEVVPLVGEQYLLGRSTRSCDIAVRSDLVSQVHGLLQRRGRKYVLVDQKSTNGIYRGRRPIQQRTLRHGDRFTLGPPELAEVVRLVYVDPPRWYMRSLGYALWGVGCGVALGLGWVAVEWQKFAVTPLPAGAQGALVILSGDGQTPLRSPWNQDHQELARLEDFSPYLPQAVVASEDSRFYWHPGVDPVGVVRAVGINLLSRELREGASTITQQVARSLFREYVGTADSAGRKLREMVVALKLEAHYDKKTILTVYLNKIYLGVAGYGFEDAAQFYFAKSARNLSIAEAATLVGMLPAPNQFNPVKDYDTALGLRNRVIDRMEAQGMITAMEAKRARRSRIEISPRAKSDLQSTIAPYFYDTVLAELPQLLGKRLAEEGNFIIDTALDMKLQKRAADHLARFVATYGSTYGFDQGALVTISAQTGAVKALVGGKNYQQSQYNRITQAQRQPGSVFKVFVYGAALAQGMPVETSYECTPLGWQGVQFDGCRSGGTALDLTRSLALSENVVALRLAQAVGLAGVARWAKRLGIGAKLEPVPGLVLGQSEVTPWELTGAFTALANQGIKHPPHTITRIRDSSDCTDRTQPETCRELYRSPPGEPVIAPEVAATLTAMLQTAVASGTGRGAFLGRGEAGKTGTTNEARDMWFVGYLPGGLVTGIWLGNDNNQPTEGGSGLAAQLWGEYMGGVPTPQ
- a CDS encoding YceD family protein, which codes for MLQPIAIASLLRLPERKLCLTVQDTLPDLPLLTPVRGEIEIQHQGTCLQVIAQVYAIVTLTCRRCLCQYNERLPVGVSEVIWLDATKSDPQAWPSEQEVPLGDLMEYLPPDGWLDVGQWLYEQISLALPSHSLCRPDCQLDWQPEEATPVDPRWASLSGFDPLE
- a CDS encoding Tic20 family protein is translated as MAWRSSTTPLDRVFASLVYLIPLYDGIVYGRFLFAQFPFLNYLQYPLIPLAIVYGLIPFGLGSLVVFIALFIGVVRNEKIPHFIRFNAMQAILISILLSLIGLIYSFILQPIVQGFIAEVLFNTIFLGVLATVGYSVVQSVRGRYAEMPLISEASYLQTR
- a CDS encoding FAD-dependent oxidoreductase translates to MAVAYNVIILGGHLEARWAALWATQQGARVALVVNENGNGTADWGMVAVALWARVAEMALQAQQSAWLFMGESGLNPVWERAASWVEQMIFAYQAQYSDSFLLQSGVDVIPGPGAFVTQPNLAVQTPERTLRACGYVVAGTGVPVLPEVLHLRDVNFLSVAQISTLSQHPRRVAILGNTPAAVVLAQAWARLGVPVFLPVAEHRLLPGEEGLLARRLERILSSEGVQIATETALKAVELRSTGIHLDCQTGTHEVDTLLVATPNHLPPETLGTLELRRQGHYLRVNRYLQTSHPRIYAVGDAVGHYPVPAVLGYELQIAVHNILYRRRKPVYRDLSWVIPTAPVLLRQGWTEAQARQHQPGLQVQTQPLSKRIGNRRGRTLGWHSLAPQAIYRHYSQVSGAALSWDSWRWVLEETVLPPIPKTGFWRELRLTWQRDGTD